A window of Leptolyngbyaceae cyanobacterium contains these coding sequences:
- a CDS encoding Spy/CpxP family protein refolding chaperone, which produces MFFNRASALAALTLSVGGGIAMLYPNSWLAQSIAQDANSSNSLKPRWIRQLNLTREQTQQILVIQNKYKEQITESQRALQQAQQELQNMIVGTANQQQIRDKQRQVQRLRQHLGQLRFEIMMSVREILTPGQRRLFAEQMQRMQQTFIKKANNSMSINEK; this is translated from the coding sequence ATGTTTTTCAATCGGGCTTCTGCCCTAGCAGCTTTAACCCTATCCGTAGGGGGCGGTATAGCCATGCTCTACCCAAATTCTTGGCTTGCTCAAAGTATTGCTCAAGATGCCAATTCTTCTAATTCACTTAAACCTAGATGGATTCGGCAACTCAATCTAACTAGAGAGCAAACCCAGCAGATATTGGTAATTCAAAATAAGTATAAAGAGCAAATTACGGAAAGTCAAAGGGCTTTACAACAAGCTCAACAAGAATTACAAAATATGATAGTAGGTACGGCTAACCAACAACAAATTCGTGATAAACAAAGGCAAGTGCAAAGGTTGAGACAACATCTGGGCCAATTGAGATTTGAAATTATGATGAGTGTCCGAGAGATATTAACACCCGGACAACGCCGCTTATTTGCCGAACAAATGCAACGAATGCAGCAAACTTTTATTAAAAAGGCAAACAATTCTATGAGTATAAATGAGAAATAA
- a CDS encoding sigma-70 family RNA polymerase sigma factor, producing the protein MYLVPGVNVPDSELSDSYLAEQSILGDQQRFRQLYHRYHQKVRSTLYQLCGQSSLDDLVQEVFLRAWKGLPQLRKPSQFSTWLYRICWNVACDRRRQFAQERTFNTKLQSQNSEQFAAPDLMQLHYQDLVQRGLAQLSLEHRAVIVLHDLEEVPQKEVAEILGIPVGTVKSRLFHARSAMRQFLQQQGVQL; encoded by the coding sequence GTGTATCTTGTCCCAGGGGTGAACGTGCCAGACAGCGAGTTATCAGACTCGTACTTAGCCGAACAGAGTATATTGGGTGACCAGCAACGCTTTCGGCAACTTTACCATCGCTATCACCAAAAAGTGAGGTCTACACTCTACCAACTGTGTGGACAATCCTCCCTTGATGATTTAGTCCAAGAAGTATTTTTGCGGGCGTGGAAAGGACTGCCCCAACTGCGAAAGCCATCACAATTTTCCACTTGGCTTTATCGTATCTGTTGGAACGTAGCTTGCGATCGACGGCGGCAATTTGCCCAAGAACGCACATTTAATACTAAACTCCAATCCCAAAACTCAGAACAATTTGCTGCCCCCGACTTGATGCAGCTACACTATCAAGATTTGGTACAGCGCGGACTAGCTCAACTGAGTTTAGAACATCGCGCCGTGATAGTGCTGCACGATTTGGAAGAAGTTCCTCAAAAAGAAGTAGCCGAAATTTTAGGTATTCCCGTCGGGACTGTCAAATCTCGTCTATTTCATGCCCGTTCTGCTATGCGGCAATTTCTGCAACAACAAGGAGTTCAGTTATGA
- a CDS encoding tetratricopeptide repeat protein — MNVSQKRGRWLINAVLIMAVFAFVGFSFIPVLSEVFNQNPSSANRPGASPEAAATNLEEQLQARAKSYEIVLQREPENATVLNEYVTIQLTLGQVYAQQQKFPEAIAVYDRASEVNKKDFRPVLAKGIVLQLQGKTDEAKALYASATELAPPELKEEIKAQVQQFETKAAAPTSSSTESPANKTEAKPATTTPESSDTSQPAVIPPEAPANQN, encoded by the coding sequence ATGAATGTGTCTCAAAAGCGCGGTCGCTGGTTGATTAATGCAGTATTAATCATGGCAGTTTTTGCCTTTGTTGGTTTTTCCTTCATTCCGGTGTTGAGTGAAGTTTTTAACCAAAACCCATCTTCTGCTAACAGACCTGGGGCATCTCCCGAGGCGGCAGCAACGAATCTGGAAGAGCAACTGCAAGCTAGGGCGAAGAGTTATGAGATTGTTTTGCAGCGAGAGCCAGAGAATGCCACGGTTTTGAATGAATACGTGACTATTCAGTTGACTTTGGGCCAGGTTTATGCACAGCAGCAGAAGTTTCCGGAGGCGATCGCAGTTTACGATCGCGCGAGCGAAGTCAACAAAAAAGATTTTCGCCCAGTCTTAGCAAAAGGCATTGTCCTGCAATTGCAAGGAAAAACAGACGAAGCAAAAGCTCTCTACGCTTCTGCTACCGAGTTGGCACCACCGGAGTTGAAGGAAGAAATCAAAGCGCAAGTCCAACAATTTGAAACTAAAGCCGCAGCGCCAACTAGTTCTTCTACTGAATCTCCAGCTAACAAAACCGAAGCCAAGCCTGCTACTACTACGCCAGAATCTTCTGACACCAGTCAGCCTGCTGTGATTCCTCCCGAAGCACCAGCTAATCAAAACTAG
- a CDS encoding tetratricopeptide repeat protein, with the protein MSQKRIRRASKKTNRRWLFSGVLLLVLIAVGGFFLGRSSLIPMVSNALKQAQPSVNTQPTPTAQAVVAKQTELESQAKGYELVLQRKPDDRTALEGLIQTKLELARLGAGSIKDTLEPMEKLAQQNPKETKYTILLAQTKQYIGDLEGAATAYRSILESNPGDVNALDGLVSLLLDQKRPEAAIGLLQDTLDNASKLNQIKYGTVDEVSVHIMLGRVYAEQERYSDAIAAYDKAMKANKEDFRPLLAKAIVLQKQGKNEEAQPLFSSSASLAPSQYKDQIIQLASASPSPQAAETPNSTPQADGEENPDANDSQAVN; encoded by the coding sequence GTGTCCCAAAAGCGCATTCGCAGAGCTTCTAAAAAAACTAACCGTCGCTGGTTATTTAGTGGAGTGTTACTCCTGGTACTAATTGCCGTGGGAGGATTTTTTCTGGGTAGGTCTTCCCTAATTCCTATGGTGAGTAACGCTCTCAAGCAAGCGCAACCTTCTGTTAACACTCAGCCGACACCAACTGCTCAAGCGGTGGTAGCCAAGCAAACAGAATTGGAATCTCAGGCGAAAGGTTACGAATTGGTTTTGCAGCGCAAACCAGACGATCGCACGGCATTGGAAGGATTGATTCAAACTAAGCTGGAACTGGCTAGGCTGGGGGCGGGTTCGATTAAGGATACGCTAGAACCGATGGAAAAGTTAGCCCAGCAGAATCCCAAGGAAACTAAGTACACTATTCTCCTGGCTCAAACCAAGCAATATATAGGGGATTTGGAAGGAGCGGCGACGGCTTATCGCTCGATTTTAGAATCGAATCCGGGAGATGTAAACGCTTTGGATGGTTTGGTGAGTTTGTTGCTGGATCAAAAACGCCCGGAAGCCGCGATCGGATTACTTCAAGATACTCTGGATAATGCTTCTAAGCTGAACCAAATTAAGTACGGGACGGTTGATGAGGTGTCCGTACATATCATGTTGGGACGAGTTTACGCGGAACAGGAACGCTATTCGGATGCGATCGCGGCTTACGATAAAGCGATGAAGGCTAATAAGGAAGATTTCCGTCCTTTGTTAGCGAAGGCGATCGTCCTGCAAAAGCAAGGTAAAAATGAAGAGGCTCAACCGCTTTTTTCTTCCTCTGCTTCTTTAGCTCCTTCTCAGTATAAAGACCAAATCATTCAGCTAGCATCTGCTTCTCCTTCTCCCCAAGCGGCGGAAACTCCTAACAGTACCCCCCAAGCTGATGGAGAAGAAAATCCAGATGCTAATGATTCCCAGGCGGTGAATTAA
- a CDS encoding TMEM165/GDT1 family protein — MLTAFTAGLLLITVSELGDKTFFIAAILAMRHSRRLVFAGAIAALAAMTILSVLVGQAASSLPKLYVYYAEIVLFLAFGLKLLYEASKMPAKGDCDEAKEALETVKEAEAKMPYKDNPLTILLKTFMMTFVAEWGDRTQFATISLAAGYNPAGVTIGAILGHGICAAIAVACGRSIAKRISERAMTALGGLLFLIFALVSWIEGV, encoded by the coding sequence ATGCTAACTGCTTTTACGGCTGGTTTATTACTAATTACCGTTTCCGAATTAGGGGATAAAACTTTCTTTATTGCGGCTATTCTGGCGATGCGCCATTCGCGGCGGTTGGTATTTGCAGGTGCGATCGCAGCTTTAGCGGCAATGACCATTTTATCTGTTTTAGTAGGACAAGCGGCGTCTTCGTTACCGAAATTGTATGTTTACTACGCAGAAATAGTGTTGTTTTTGGCTTTTGGACTTAAATTATTATATGAAGCTAGCAAAATGCCAGCCAAGGGCGATTGCGATGAAGCAAAAGAAGCATTAGAAACGGTAAAAGAGGCAGAAGCAAAAATGCCTTATAAAGATAACCCGCTCACCATATTACTGAAAACTTTTATGATGACCTTTGTGGCAGAATGGGGCGATCGCACCCAATTTGCCACAATTAGTTTAGCTGCTGGCTACAACCCAGCCGGAGTCACCATTGGAGCCATTTTAGGGCATGGAATTTGTGCGGCGATCGCAGTTGCGTGCGGACGCTCGATCGCCAAACGCATTTCCGAACGTGCGATGACAGCGTTGGGAGGACTGTTGTTTTTGATTTTCGCTTTAGTTTCCTGGATCGAAGGAGTTTAA
- a CDS encoding N-6 DNA methylase, which translates to MPFISFETYLKSIQRNLQKGSERSHYPALKDLLDDPGKGIDAVIEEKGNKAGIPDFTVKRRELLVGYVEAKDVGLDLDGIEKTEQLKRYLEAFPNLILTNYLEFRWYVNGKRRQKEILADLNGDKLQIKNTDKIAALLEQFLNYTGEIISSPEDLAQQMARLTKAIRLAIETALSLEANDGELHQLRQGFSEVLLPDINDSDFADMYAQTISYGLFTARVGHAQNPGNEQFTRRTAGTYIPATNPFLKRLFNTIVETDAISQIDWAIDDLVQLLSQVDMGNILENFGRRTRQEDPVVHFYETFLAAYNAALRKSRGVYYTPEPVVSFIVRSIDAILKDRFDLPLGLADNAKDPVTQKPRVQILDPATGTGTFLYEVIKQIYRNLEEIGMANQWDSYVRENLLNRLFGFELLMAPYAIAHLKLGLQLQELGYQFTGKQRLGIYLTNTLDEALKKSEILFGQFVAEEANQASTIKRDVPVMVVLGNPPYSGHSANKSEWIAGLVQDYYYVDGLPLGERNPKWLQDDYVKFIRFGQWRIDKTGSGILAFITNHGYLDNPTFRGMRQSLEKTFDEIYVMDLHGNSKKKEVTPDGSPDKNVFDIQQGVAVAIMVKYPQEKVT; encoded by the coding sequence ATGCCATTTATCTCTTTTGAGACTTATCTCAAATCGATTCAAAGAAATCTACAAAAAGGCAGTGAGCGAAGTCATTATCCAGCCTTAAAAGATTTACTTGACGATCCCGGTAAAGGGATTGATGCAGTGATTGAAGAAAAGGGAAATAAGGCAGGAATACCAGATTTTACAGTAAAGCGACGGGAGTTACTGGTAGGTTATGTAGAAGCTAAGGATGTTGGGCTAGATTTGGATGGGATTGAAAAAACGGAGCAGCTAAAACGCTACTTAGAGGCGTTTCCTAATCTAATATTAACTAATTATCTAGAGTTCCGTTGGTATGTAAATGGAAAGCGCAGGCAGAAAGAAATTTTAGCAGATCTGAATGGGGATAAACTTCAGATAAAAAATACCGATAAGATTGCTGCACTGTTGGAGCAATTTCTCAACTATACAGGCGAAATTATCAGCAGTCCTGAAGATTTGGCTCAACAGATGGCGAGGTTAACAAAAGCAATTCGGTTAGCCATAGAAACTGCGCTGAGTTTAGAAGCGAATGATGGTGAATTGCATCAATTGAGACAGGGATTTAGTGAGGTATTACTACCAGATATTAATGATTCTGACTTTGCCGATATGTATGCCCAAACTATATCTTATGGTTTGTTTACAGCTAGAGTCGGTCATGCTCAAAATCCAGGGAACGAACAATTTACTCGTCGCACTGCTGGTACTTATATTCCGGCAACTAATCCATTTTTGAAGCGATTATTTAATACAATCGTTGAAACGGATGCCATTAGCCAGATTGATTGGGCAATTGATGATTTAGTGCAATTATTGTCTCAGGTAGACATGGGCAATATTCTGGAAAACTTTGGGCGGCGTACCCGTCAAGAAGATCCAGTTGTGCATTTTTATGAGACATTTTTGGCGGCGTATAATGCGGCATTAAGGAAAAGTCGAGGCGTGTATTATACACCGGAACCAGTGGTATCATTTATCGTGCGATCGATCGATGCAATTCTCAAAGATCGGTTTGATTTGCCGTTGGGATTGGCAGATAATGCTAAAGATCCGGTGACGCAAAAGCCGCGAGTCCAAATTCTCGATCCCGCAACGGGAACGGGTACATTTTTATATGAAGTAATCAAGCAAATTTATCGCAATTTAGAAGAAATTGGCATGGCGAATCAGTGGGATAGCTATGTACGAGAAAATTTGCTAAATAGGTTATTTGGTTTTGAGTTATTGATGGCTCCTTATGCTATTGCTCACCTCAAATTGGGTTTGCAACTGCAAGAACTTGGTTATCAATTTACAGGAAAACAGAGGTTAGGGATTTATCTTACTAATACGTTGGATGAAGCATTGAAAAAATCGGAAATTTTGTTTGGTCAATTTGTAGCAGAGGAGGCTAATCAAGCTTCGACAATTAAAAGGGATGTCCCTGTAATGGTAGTATTAGGTAATCCACCATATTCGGGACATTCTGCAAATAAAAGCGAATGGATTGCTGGTTTAGTGCAAGATTATTATTATGTGGATGGTTTGCCATTGGGAGAACGTAATCCTAAATGGTTACAAGATGACTATGTAAAATTTATCCGGTTTGGACAGTGGCGAATAGACAAAACGGGTTCCGGTATTTTGGCATTTATTACTAATCATGGATATCTCGATAATCCAACTTTTAGAGGTATGCGCCAGAGTCTTGAGAAGACTTTTGATGAAATTTATGTAATGGATTTACATGGAAATAGTAAGAAAAAAGAAGTTACTCCCGATGGTTCACCTGATAAAAATGTGTTTGATATTCAGCAAGGTGTAGCAGTTGCTATTATGGTTAAATATCCCCAGGAGAAAGTAACATGA
- a CDS encoding type II toxin-antitoxin system HicB family antitoxin, with the protein MKWRVILEPDRETGDWAVWCPELPGCVSAGETEEEALENIREAIALYLEPDPIVLKEGTILREVSVK; encoded by the coding sequence ATGAAATGGCGTGTTATTCTTGAACCCGATCGAGAAACGGGTGATTGGGCAGTTTGGTGTCCAGAGTTACCTGGTTGCGTTTCAGCAGGAGAAACAGAAGAAGAAGCTTTAGAAAATATCCGTGAGGCGATCGCACTTTATCTTGAACCCGATCCGATCGTATTAAAAGAAGGAACAATTTTGCGGGAGGTTTCAGTTAAATGA
- a CDS encoding type II toxin-antitoxin system HicA family toxin gives MTRTRRMNADEVERILERYGFELVSQKGSHRKWRNLDRQIQAIVPYHKGRDLPIGTLRNIMVSADIPETEWKTE, from the coding sequence ATGACTCGTACCCGACGCATGAACGCAGATGAAGTTGAACGTATTTTGGAGCGTTATGGGTTTGAGTTAGTTTCGCAAAAAGGGAGTCATCGTAAGTGGCGAAATCTCGATCGTCAGATCCAAGCGATCGTCCCTTATCACAAAGGGCGGGATCTACCAATAGGAACGCTACGCAATATTATGGTAAGTGCCGACATTCCAGAAACTGAATGGAAAACTGAGTAA
- a CDS encoding type II toxin-antitoxin system HicB family antitoxin has protein sequence MIRTQKFTAIIEREGDGYVALCPELDIVSQGDSREEARNNLIEALELFFEVADFSEVLKRCYIFEVI, from the coding sequence ATGATACGAACCCAAAAATTTACAGCAATTATTGAGCGTGAAGGCGATGGTTATGTAGCTTTATGTCCAGAACTAGATATTGTTAGCCAAGGTGATTCTAGGGAAGAAGCAAGAAATAATTTAATTGAAGCTTTAGAATTATTTTTTGAAGTTGCTGATTTTTCAGAAGTACTAAAGCGCTGTTATATTTTTGAGGTGATCTAA